The window CACATCGTTGACCCCGTCGCCGAGCATCAACACTTTGCGACCTTCCTTGTGCAACTGTTGCAGCACTTGCAGTTTGTCGTCCGGGCGCAGGCCGCCATGGGCCTCGTCGATACCCAGTTCGGCGGCGACACTGGCGACCATCGGCGAGCTGTCACCGGACAGCAGCAAGGTACGCCAGCCACGGGCCTTGCATGCCGCGAGCAGGGCGGGGGCATCGTCGCGCAAGCGGTCATCAAGAACGAACCACGCCAGCGGCCCGGAGCTGTCACCGAGCAGCAGCCATTGGCCCGGTTCATCCGGCATCACTGGCAAAGGTGAGCCACTGAGGGCGCAGACAAATGCCGCCTGACCGATGCGCAAACGTTGCTCGCCGACCAGACCTTCAAGGCCCAGGCCCGGGGTGCTGTGGACTTCTTCCGCTGCCAGCGGTGCGCGGCCGAAAGCACGGGCGATCGGGTGTTCGGAACGGTTTTCCAGTGCAGCGGCGAGGCTCAGGCATTGATCGCTGTCCTGCGCCCCCAGCGGACGGATCGAGCGCAGTACCAAGCGACCTTCGGTGAGGGTGCCGGTTTTGTCGAAGATCACCGTATCAATCTGATTCAACCCTTCCAGCACATGACCGCGAGTCAGCAACAGACCGAGTTTGTGCAGGGTGCCGGTGGCGGCCGTAAGCGCGGTCGGCGTTGCCAGTGACAAGGCGCAAGGGCAAGTGGCGACGAGCATGGCGAGGACAATCCAGAAGGCGCGTGACGAATCCAGCTCCCACCACAACAGGCCGATGGCGGCTGCGGCGATCAGTGACAACAGCAGAAACCATTGCGCGGCGCGATCGGCGATTTCCGCCAGGCGCGGTTTTTCTGCCTGGGCGCGATCGAGCAAACGGACGATGGCCGACAGGCGCGTGTCTTGTCCGAGCGCCTGCACTTCAACGGTCAGCGCGCCTTCGACATTGAGCGTGCCCGCCGTCACCGCTTCACCCGGCATGCGTGGCTGCGGCAGGTATTCGCCGGTCAGCAACGATTCGTCGATGCTCGATTGGCCGTCGAGGATCTTGCCGTCCGCCGGCAGGATCGAGCCCGGTTGCACCAGAATGTGGTCGCCCAGGCGCAGTTCGCTGAGCAGGATGCGTTCGCTCTGGCCGGCTGCATCCAGACGCAGGCATGAGGCCGGCAACAGGTTCACCAATTGCGCGGTGGCAGCGGCGGTGCGCTCGCGGGCGCGGCGCTCCAGATAGCGTCCGGCGAGCAGAAACAGCGCGAACATGCCGACCGCATCGAAATACAACTCACCGACGCCGGTGATCGACGTCCAGATCCCGGCGATGTAAGCGCTGCCGATGGCCAGCGATACCGAGACGTCCATGGTCAGGTGCCGCGTGCGCAAATCGCGCATCGCCCCTTTAAAAAAAGGTGCGCAGCTGTAGAACACGATCGGCGTGGTCAGAAACAATGCGACCCAACGCAGGATCGTGTGCAGCTCCGGGCTGAGGTCGATGTTGAATTCCGGCCAGGTCGCCATGGTCGCCATCATTGCCTGGAACCACAGCAGCCCGGCCACCCCGAGCTGGCGCAGGGCCAGGCGGTTTTCGCTGGCCAGTTGTTCGCTGGCGCGGTCGGCTTGATAGGGGTGCGCGGCGTAACCGATGTGACGCAGTTCCGCGAGCATCTGGCTCAACGGCAATTGCCCATCGGCCCAGCGCACGTGCAGACGATGATTGGACAGGTTCAATCGCGCCTCGGCCACCGCTGGCAGCGTGCGCAGATGTTTCTCGATCAGCCAGCCGCAGGCGGCGCAACTGATGCCTTCCATCAGCAGGGTGGTTTCGGCGAGTTCGCCGTCATGACGGACGAAAGGTTTTTGCACATCGGCGCGGTCGTACAGCGCCAGTTCGTCAACCAATTGCACCGGCAGCGCTTCGGGGTTGGCCGAGGCTTCACTGCGGTGCTGGTAATAGCTTTCCAGGCCTCCGGCGACGATGGCCTCTGCCACTGCCTGACAACCTGGGCAGCAGAATTCGCGGGGCTCCCCGAGAACGACAGCGGTGAAGCGGCTGCCGGTCGGGACGGGCAGGGCGCAGTGGTAGCAGGGGGTTGGACTGGTCATGGATCGTGTTCCGATGATCGTTCCCACGCTCGGCGTGGGGATGCCTCCCCGGACGCTCCGCGTCCGCTTCGGCTGGGACGCGGAGCGTCCTTGGCTGCGTTCCCACGCCGAGCGTGGGAACGATCAGAGTCAGGCTTATTTTTTGAGATCTTCGGCGCCTTGCAGCGGCTCATCACCGAGCAGCAACTCCTTGTCATGGCTGACCAGTTCTTCTTCGAACATGCGCCAGACGTGGTCATCCTGAGACCCCAGCAGCTCGACAAAGCGGCGGCCTTCGATCTTGTCGTTGAGTTGGCCGATGTAGCGCCCGGTTTCTGTTTTGCTGCGGACCAGAACAATCTTGCGATCCTTCTCCGGCTGGGTTGGCGAGATAAGGTTCAGCTCCAGCCTGCCCGGTTGGCTGTCACCGCTCAAACGCAGGTCGACTTCGCCCGTCACGTCATCCAGATGCACCGCAGCGCGCATTTTCAGGTTCTGCGCGAGCAACTCGCGATCCAGCGAACGATTGATGCCTTTGCCGGCCTCGTAGTAGTTGTCGTTGACCAGGTTGTCCGGGTTGTTCACCGCGATGGTCACCATGGACAGGGTCAAGGTCACCGAACAGGCCAGAATCCCGATGATGATCCACGGCCAGAGGTGCTTGTACCAGGGACTTGCGGCGTTTGCGGCGGGCATGTTCAGTTCTCTCAACGGATTTGTGGGCCGATGAATCGGCTCTTGGCTTCAACGTGGACGCTGTCGTCATCGGCATCCTTGAGGATGAATTTCACCTCGTTGGTGCTCGATGGCAGTTGTTCCGGTGCGCTCGACAGTTCGACTGGCATGCTGATGATGTCGCCGGCTGCCACTTTGATCTCGCGTTTGCCTTGCAGGCGCAGATCCGGCAAACCGGCGGCTTCCAGCACATAGGTGTGATCGCGCTGGTCCTTGTTCATGATCTTCAGGCTGTAGACGTTTTCGATCCGGCCTTCGGCGTTCTCGCGGTACAACACGCGGTCCTTGCTGACATCGAAACCGACCAGCGAACGCATGAAGAACGCGGTCACCAGCAGGCTGATCATCGCCAGCAATACCACGGCGTAGCCGATCAGGCGTGGCCGCAGTTTATGGGTTTTCTGCCCGGACAGGTTGTGCTCGGTGGTGTAGCTGATCAGGCCGCGCGGGTAGTCCATCTTGTCCATGATGCTGTCACAGGCATCGATGCACGCAGCGCAACCGATGCACTCGATCTGCAGGCCGTCGCGGATGTCGATGCCAGTCGGACAGACCTGAACGCACATGGTGCAGTCGATGCAGTCGCCCAGGCCCATGGCCTTGTAGTCGACGCCTTTCTTGCGCGGGCCACGGCTTTCGCCACGACGCGGGTCGTAGGAAACGATCAGGGTGTCCTTGTCGAACATCACACTCTGGAAGCGCGCATACGGGCACATGTAGATGCACACCTGCTCACGCAACCAGCCGGCGTTGCCGTACGTGGCGAGGGTGAAAAAACCGACCCAGAAATACGACCAGCCATCGGCCTGGCCGGTGAAGAATTCGAACGCCAGTTCGCGGATCGGTGAGAAATAGCCAACGAAGGTCATGCCGGTAACGAAACCGATCAGCAACCACAGCGCGTGTTTGGCAAATTTGCGCGCAAATTTGTTGGCGCTCATCGGCGCCTTGTCGAGCTTGATGCGCTGGTTGCGGTCGCCTTCGGTGACCTTCTCGCACCACATGAAAATCCATGTCCACACGCTTTGCGGGCAGGTGTAGCCGCACCACACACGGCCGGCATACACGGTGATGAAGAACAGGCCGAACGCGGCAATGATCAACAGGCCCGAGAGCAGAATGAAATCCTGCGGCCAGAAAGTCGCGCCGAAGATGAAGAACTTGCGCTCGGGCAGGTTCCACCACACGGCCTGATGACCGCCCCAGTTCAGCCAGACCGTACCGAAATACAGCAGGAACAGCGCGGCACCGCCCATCATCCGCAGATTGCGGAACAGACCGGTGAAGGCACGGGTGTAGATTTTTTCTCGAGAGGCGTAGAGATCGACGCTGTTATTCGCGTTTTTGCTGGGTGGCGTGACGTCGTGTACCGGAATCTGGTTGCTCATCATTGCATCCCACGGCAGTGGAAAAATGCCTCGGTCGATACGTGC of the Pseudomonas sp. Seg1 genome contains:
- a CDS encoding heavy metal translocating P-type ATPase, translating into MTSPTPCYHCALPVPTGSRFTAVVLGEPREFCCPGCQAVAEAIVAGGLESYYQHRSEASANPEALPVQLVDELALYDRADVQKPFVRHDGELAETTLLMEGISCAACGWLIEKHLRTLPAVAEARLNLSNHRLHVRWADGQLPLSQMLAELRHIGYAAHPYQADRASEQLASENRLALRQLGVAGLLWFQAMMATMATWPEFNIDLSPELHTILRWVALFLTTPIVFYSCAPFFKGAMRDLRTRHLTMDVSVSLAIGSAYIAGIWTSITGVGELYFDAVGMFALFLLAGRYLERRARERTAAATAQLVNLLPASCLRLDAAGQSERILLSELRLGDHILVQPGSILPADGKILDGQSSIDESLLTGEYLPQPRMPGEAVTAGTLNVEGALTVEVQALGQDTRLSAIVRLLDRAQAEKPRLAEIADRAAQWFLLLSLIAAAAIGLLWWELDSSRAFWIVLAMLVATCPCALSLATPTALTAATGTLHKLGLLLTRGHVLEGLNQIDTVIFDKTGTLTEGRLVLRSIRPLGAQDSDQCLSLAAALENRSEHPIARAFGRAPLAAEEVHSTPGLGLEGLVGEQRLRIGQAAFVCALSGSPLPVMPDEPGQWLLLGDSSGPLAWFVLDDRLRDDAPALLAACKARGWRTLLLSGDSSPMVASVAAELGIDEAHGGLRPDDKLQVLQQLHKEGRKVLMLGDGVNDVPVLAAADISVAMGSATDLAKTSADAVLLSNRLDALVQAFTLARRTRRVIIENLLWAALYNGLMLPFAALGWITPVWAAVGMSISSLTVVLNALRLTRLPSTPAARTSSETRPLPA
- a CDS encoding FixH family protein, coding for MPAANAASPWYKHLWPWIIIGILACSVTLTLSMVTIAVNNPDNLVNDNYYEAGKGINRSLDRELLAQNLKMRAAVHLDDVTGEVDLRLSGDSQPGRLELNLISPTQPEKDRKIVLVRSKTETGRYIGQLNDKIEGRRFVELLGSQDDHVWRMFEEELVSHDKELLLGDEPLQGAEDLKK
- the ccoG gene encoding cytochrome c oxidase accessory protein CcoG gives rise to the protein MSNQIPVHDVTPPSKNANNSVDLYASREKIYTRAFTGLFRNLRMMGGAALFLLYFGTVWLNWGGHQAVWWNLPERKFFIFGATFWPQDFILLSGLLIIAAFGLFFITVYAGRVWCGYTCPQSVWTWIFMWCEKVTEGDRNQRIKLDKAPMSANKFARKFAKHALWLLIGFVTGMTFVGYFSPIRELAFEFFTGQADGWSYFWVGFFTLATYGNAGWLREQVCIYMCPYARFQSVMFDKDTLIVSYDPRRGESRGPRKKGVDYKAMGLGDCIDCTMCVQVCPTGIDIRDGLQIECIGCAACIDACDSIMDKMDYPRGLISYTTEHNLSGQKTHKLRPRLIGYAVVLLAMISLLVTAFFMRSLVGFDVSKDRVLYRENAEGRIENVYSLKIMNKDQRDHTYVLEAAGLPDLRLQGKREIKVAAGDIISMPVELSSAPEQLPSSTNEVKFILKDADDDSVHVEAKSRFIGPQIR